Proteins encoded in a region of the Verrucomicrobiota bacterium genome:
- a CDS encoding aldose epimerase family protein, which yields MKIQTLALALALAATPATLLLGADTQPAQPAPAMKSSVEKSSYGKLPDGTEIGQYTLVNSNGLSCKVITFGAIITELRAPDSTGKMGDIVLGFDNLDGYVKGHPYFGAAIGRVANRIAKGQFKLNGKSFSVATNNGPNHLHGGIKGFDKVVWKAEVYTNQLGPCVKFTYLSPDGEEGYPGNLTVIILYTLTEKNELRIDYMAKSDKDTPINLTNHSYFNLNPKDKENQADILGHIVQLNAKRYTPVDDTLIPTGELKKVSGSPMDFTKPMPIGSRIGKLTNTPRGYDHNYVLKSEVSQSPEFAARVYEPESGRGMEIYTTEPGLQFYTGNFLDGTLTGKGGVVYKKHFGFCMETDHFPDSINHPKFPTIVLKAGETYTQTTIHKFLVRVE from the coding sequence ATGAAATCTAGCGTTGAAAAAAGCTCTTATGGCAAACTGCCTGACGGCACCGAGATTGGCCAATATACGCTGGTCAACTCCAACGGGCTCTCCTGCAAAGTGATCACCTTTGGCGCAATCATCACCGAACTGCGCGCGCCCGATAGCACGGGTAAAATGGGCGACATTGTGCTCGGCTTTGACAACCTGGATGGTTATGTGAAGGGGCATCCCTACTTTGGCGCCGCCATTGGGCGCGTGGCCAACCGCATCGCCAAAGGCCAGTTCAAGCTCAACGGAAAATCCTTTTCCGTCGCCACCAATAACGGCCCCAACCACCTGCATGGCGGCATCAAGGGCTTTGACAAGGTCGTCTGGAAAGCCGAAGTCTATACGAACCAGCTCGGCCCGTGCGTCAAGTTCACGTATCTCAGCCCCGATGGCGAGGAAGGCTATCCCGGCAACCTGACGGTTATCATTCTGTACACCCTCACCGAGAAAAACGAGCTGCGGATTGATTACATGGCCAAGAGCGATAAAGACACCCCGATCAACCTGACCAATCACAGCTACTTCAACCTGAACCCCAAGGACAAGGAGAACCAGGCCGACATCCTCGGGCATATCGTGCAGTTGAACGCCAAGCGGTACACTCCAGTGGATGACACCCTCATCCCCACTGGCGAATTGAAAAAGGTTTCCGGGTCCCCCATGGACTTTACCAAGCCGATGCCGATCGGCTCGCGGATTGGCAAGTTGACCAATACCCCGCGCGGGTATGACCATAATTACGTCCTCAAATCCGAGGTGAGCCAGTCGCCCGAATTCGCGGCGCGCGTCTATGAACCGGAAAGCGGTCGTGGGATGGAAATCTACACCACCGAGCCCGGCCTCCAGTTCTACACCGGCAATTTCCTGGACGGCACGTTGACCGGCAAAGGCGGCGTGGTCTATAAGAAGCACTTTGGCTTCTGCATGGAAACCGATCATTTCCCGGATTCCATCAACCATCCCAAATTCCCCACCATTGTCCTGAAAGCCGGCGAAACCTACACCCAAACCACCATTCACAAGTTCCTGGTCCGAGTTGAGTAA